The proteins below are encoded in one region of Hordeum vulgare subsp. vulgare chromosome 3H, MorexV3_pseudomolecules_assembly, whole genome shotgun sequence:
- the LOC123442070 gene encoding leucine aminopeptidase 2, chloroplastic-like, whose product MALEVGDGQEEEANVLPGSALYRQMFSAMAATGDGELCLQGLITVVERLNDIHKFVDAIINLNKLFYACNQGVDKIIDLARLIGACVVALGPSIAGIFTPSDELAQEVIAASELSGEKFWRLPMEESYLEQMKSGVADMVNTGGRQGGSITAALFLKQFVDEKVQWMHIDMAGPVWNDKKHAATGFGVSTPVEWVLKNSSSS is encoded by the exons ATGGCGCTGGAGGTCGGcgacggccaagaggaggaggccaATGTGCTGCCAGGGTCGGCGTTGTACCGACAGATGTTCTCGGCCATGGCGGCGACCGGCGACGGCGAGTTGTGCCTGCAGGGACTCATCACCGTCGTCGAGCGCCTGAATGACATCCACAA ATTTGTCGATGCTATCATCAACC TTAATAAATTGTTCTATGCTTGTAATCAAGGTGTTGACAAG ATTATTGATCTGGCAAGACTAATCGGTGCCTGTGTTGTTGCACTTGGGCCTAGCATTG CGGGAATCTTCACACCAAGTGATGAACTAGCCCAGGAAGTCATTGCTGCATCTGAGTTATCGGGGGAGAAGTTCTGGAGATTGCCCATGGAGGAAAGCTACTTGGAGCAGATGAAGTCTGGTGTGGCTGACATGGTCAACACGGGCGGTCGACAGGGCGGTTCCATCACAGCTGCCCTATTCCTGAAACAG TTTGTCGATGAGAAGGTTCAGTGGATGCACATTGACATGGCAGGCCCGGTGTGGAATGACAAGAAGCATGCCGCGACTGGCTTTGGCGTGTCCACCCCGGTGGAGTGGGTCCTCAAGAACTCATCATCATCCTGA